The proteins below are encoded in one region of Kineococcus mangrovi:
- a CDS encoding MGMT family protein yields the protein MERELPVRAEEVLEVVHAIPAGHVLTYGDVAARVGDRGPRFVGNVLRRFGSDAPWWRVLRADGSAPPPLAPEALHRWRAEGTPLRRLAHDPVDVRVDLLRARWDAGAWTAPWEEEVPTP from the coding sequence GTGGAGCGCGAGCTGCCCGTCCGGGCCGAGGAGGTGCTCGAGGTGGTGCACGCCATCCCCGCCGGTCACGTCCTGACCTACGGGGACGTCGCCGCCCGCGTCGGTGACCGGGGTCCCCGCTTCGTCGGGAACGTGCTGCGCCGCTTCGGTTCTGACGCCCCGTGGTGGCGGGTCCTGCGCGCCGACGGCAGCGCGCCGCCGCCGCTGGCCCCCGAGGCGCTGCACCGCTGGCGCGCCGAGGGCACCCCGCTGCGCCGGCTCGCCCACGACCCCGTCGACGTGCGGGTGGACCTCCTGCGGGCCCGCTGGGACGCCGGGGCCTGGACGGCGCCCTGGGAGGAGGAGGTGCCCACCCCGTGA
- a CDS encoding methylenetetrahydrofolate reductase, which yields MSEVEGRTLVEDLRAARRRFSVEFSPAHDEDTAARQWRAVQRLAPLRPVFASVTYGAGGGDRGGSVELASRLARETPVRPLAHLTAVGQSAAQLAGVLDDLVAGGVRDVLALRGDPDGDPRATWEPHPEGLEHADQLVRLALEHGADTVGVAAFPLGHPESPDLDTDLRHLLGKFAAGARFAVAQLTFDVEDFLRLRDRLAAAGCRTPLLPGLLPVTSPRVLEVTRRLTDGHEPSWLHRRLDPFLDDRGAFREEGMRVALEDGRRLLAEGVEVLHLYSLNAASNVEGLVAELGLAGPPDPPA from the coding sequence GTGAGCGAGGTCGAGGGCCGGACGCTGGTGGAGGACCTGCGCGCCGCGCGCCGCCGCTTCTCCGTGGAGTTCTCGCCCGCCCACGACGAGGACACGGCCGCCCGGCAGTGGCGGGCCGTGCAGCGGCTCGCGCCCCTGCGCCCCGTCTTCGCCTCGGTGACGTACGGGGCCGGTGGCGGTGACCGCGGCGGCAGCGTCGAACTGGCGTCCCGGCTGGCGCGCGAGACGCCGGTCCGCCCGCTGGCCCACCTCACGGCCGTCGGCCAGTCCGCCGCGCAGCTCGCGGGCGTCCTCGACGACCTGGTGGCCGGTGGCGTGCGCGACGTCCTCGCCCTGCGCGGCGACCCCGACGGCGATCCGCGCGCCACCTGGGAACCCCACCCCGAGGGTCTGGAGCACGCCGACCAGCTGGTCCGGCTGGCCCTGGAGCACGGGGCGGACACCGTCGGGGTGGCGGCCTTCCCGCTGGGGCACCCCGAGTCGCCCGACCTGGACACCGACCTGCGCCACCTCCTGGGCAAGTTCGCCGCCGGTGCCCGGTTCGCCGTCGCCCAGCTGACGTTCGACGTCGAGGACTTCCTGCGCCTGCGCGACCGGCTCGCCGCCGCCGGGTGCCGGACCCCCCTCCTGCCGGGGTTGCTGCCCGTCACCAGCCCCCGGGTGCTGGAGGTGACCCGGCGCCTGACCGACGGTCACGAGCCGTCGTGGCTGCACCGCCGGCTCGACCCGTTCCTCGACGACCGCGGCGCCTTCCGCGAGGAGGGGATGCGGGTGGCCCTCGAGGACGGCCGGCGCCTGCTCGCCGAGGGGGTGGAGGTGCTGCACCTGTACTCCCTCAACGCCGCCTCCAACGTCGAGGGGCTCGTCGCCGAGCTCGGCCTGGCCGGGCCGCCTGACCCGCCCGCCTGA
- a CDS encoding DEAD/DEAH box helicase: MTDTSTTSDDLEPVVPADEAPAPRTFAEHGVEPRIAASLAGAGITTPFPIQSMTLPVALTGHDIIGQAKTGTGKTLGFGVPLLQRTAVPGDPDHDALPAPGKPQALVIVPTRELATQVAGDLTTASRSYPARILTVYGGRAYEPQIEALTKGVDVVVGTPGRLLDLAQQRHLDLSHVMCVVLDEADEMLDLGFLPDVERLLAQTNPARQTMLFSATMPGPVVAMARSYMRQPTHIRAVDPTDDGATVAAITQFAYRTHALDKVEVLARMLQATGRGLTIVFSRTKRTAASVAEQLTERGFAAAAIHGDLGQGAREQALRAFRTGKVDVLVATDVAARGIDVEDVTHVVNYQCPEDEKTYLHRIGRTGRAGNTGVAVTFVDWDELPRWSLIDKALGLGFGEPVETYSTSPHLFEDLSITAGTTGRLPRTQRTRAGLGAEQVEDLGEVGAAKGRRARSGGSGASGRGGRSSAPQEQAEEGVVEERVERPRRTRTRRRTRSGVEVTGEVAAESAATGGATPEVAPASAGEPPEKAPRRRRRTRTSGAEAGAADAG, translated from the coding sequence ATGACCGACACGAGCACCACCAGCGACGACCTCGAACCCGTCGTCCCCGCCGACGAGGCCCCCGCGCCCCGCACCTTCGCCGAGCACGGCGTCGAGCCCCGCATCGCCGCGTCCCTGGCCGGTGCGGGCATCACGACCCCGTTCCCGATCCAGTCCATGACGCTGCCCGTGGCGCTGACCGGGCACGACATCATCGGCCAGGCCAAGACCGGGACCGGCAAGACCCTCGGCTTCGGCGTCCCGCTCCTGCAGCGCACCGCCGTCCCGGGTGACCCGGACCACGACGCGCTGCCCGCACCGGGCAAACCGCAGGCCCTCGTCATCGTCCCCACGCGCGAGCTCGCGACGCAGGTCGCCGGCGACCTCACCACCGCCAGCCGCTCCTACCCCGCGCGCATCCTCACCGTCTACGGCGGGCGCGCCTACGAACCGCAGATCGAAGCCCTCACCAAGGGCGTCGACGTCGTCGTCGGCACGCCGGGGCGACTGCTCGACCTGGCCCAGCAGCGGCACCTGGACCTGTCGCACGTGATGTGCGTCGTGCTCGACGAGGCCGACGAGATGCTCGACCTGGGTTTCCTGCCGGACGTCGAGCGCCTGCTCGCGCAGACGAACCCGGCCCGTCAGACGATGCTCTTCTCGGCGACCATGCCCGGCCCGGTCGTGGCGATGGCGCGCTCGTACATGCGCCAGCCCACCCACATCCGTGCGGTCGACCCGACGGACGACGGCGCGACCGTCGCCGCCATCACGCAGTTCGCCTACCGCACCCACGCCCTCGACAAGGTCGAGGTGCTGGCCCGGATGCTGCAGGCCACCGGCCGGGGTCTGACGATCGTCTTCAGCCGCACCAAGCGGACCGCCGCCTCCGTCGCCGAGCAGCTCACCGAGCGCGGGTTCGCCGCAGCCGCCATCCACGGCGACCTCGGCCAGGGCGCCCGCGAGCAGGCGCTGCGCGCGTTCCGGACCGGCAAGGTCGACGTGCTCGTCGCCACCGACGTCGCCGCCCGCGGCATCGACGTCGAGGACGTCACCCACGTCGTCAACTACCAGTGCCCCGAGGACGAGAAGACGTACCTGCACCGCATCGGCCGCACCGGTCGGGCGGGCAACACGGGGGTGGCCGTCACCTTCGTGGACTGGGACGAGCTGCCCCGCTGGAGCCTCATCGACAAGGCGCTCGGCCTCGGCTTCGGCGAACCCGTCGAGACGTACTCGACGTCGCCGCACCTGTTCGAGGACCTGTCCATCACCGCGGGCACGACCGGTCGGCTGCCGCGGACCCAGCGCACGCGGGCCGGGCTGGGGGCCGAGCAGGTCGAGGACCTCGGGGAGGTCGGCGCCGCCAAGGGCCGGCGCGCCCGCTCGGGCGGGTCGGGCGCGTCCGGTCGCGGCGGGCGCTCGTCGGCTCCGCAGGAGCAGGCCGAGGAGGGCGTCGTCGAGGAGCGGGTGGAGCGGCCCCGCCGCACCCGCACGCGTCGCCGCACGCGCTCGGGCGTCGAGGTGACGGGTGAGGTCGCCGCCGAGAGCGCGGCCACGGGCGGCGCGACCCCCGAGGTCGCCCCCGCGAGCGCCGGGGAGCCGCCGGAGAAGGCCCCCCGCCGCCGTCGCCGCACCCGCACGAGCGGTGCCGAGGCCGGCGCGGCCGACGCCGGCTGA
- a CDS encoding DUF3107 domain-containing protein has protein sequence MEVRIGVQNVARELVFESAQTSEEITTAVSQALSAGTVLSLADEKGRQVVVPAASIGYVDIGAQEKSRVGFGLS, from the coding sequence GTGGAGGTTCGGATCGGCGTGCAGAACGTGGCGCGCGAGCTGGTGTTCGAGTCGGCCCAGACCAGCGAGGAGATCACGACTGCCGTCTCGCAGGCGCTGTCCGCGGGCACGGTGCTGTCGCTGGCGGACGAGAAGGGCCGGCAGGTCGTCGTCCCGGCGGCCTCGATCGGGTACGTCGACATCGGCGCGCAGGAGAAGAGCCGGGTCGGCTTCGGCCTGAGCTGA
- a CDS encoding DUF3152 domain-containing protein has product MPPAVPGPARRTLLLGGAGLVLTGCTSGAPTAAPSSTAPAETSTAPAAPSTPAPATPSTPTTPTTSSTPAPPPGLMAEDVRAGVLRGQVPQSGGGVLTVVPGSSPAPPSDRVRTVRVEVEQDLVDAGLLDPVAFADFALGVLNDPRGWGAGGVMSFARTDGDAQMRLVLATPDTSAALCRPLRTLGTLSCRSGDAAVLTWYRWVEAIPDYGQDRTGYRQYVVNHEIGHVLGHGHDPAPGPGRLAPVMMQQTKGLRGALPNPWPNP; this is encoded by the coding sequence GTGCCTCCCGCCGTTCCCGGTCCCGCCCGCCGCACCCTGCTCCTGGGGGGTGCGGGGCTGGTGCTGACCGGTTGCACGAGCGGGGCGCCGACGGCCGCCCCGTCCTCGACGGCTCCGGCCGAGACCTCCACGGCCCCCGCCGCACCGTCGACCCCCGCCCCCGCGACGCCGTCCACGCCCACGACGCCCACCACGTCGTCCACGCCCGCCCCGCCCCCCGGCCTCATGGCCGAGGACGTGCGCGCCGGGGTGCTGCGCGGGCAGGTGCCGCAGTCCGGCGGCGGGGTCCTCACCGTCGTCCCCGGGTCCTCGCCCGCCCCGCCCTCGGACCGCGTCCGCACCGTGCGCGTCGAGGTCGAGCAGGACCTCGTCGACGCCGGTCTGCTGGACCCGGTCGCGTTCGCCGACTTCGCCCTCGGCGTCCTCAACGACCCGCGCGGCTGGGGCGCGGGGGGCGTGATGAGCTTCGCCCGCACCGACGGCGACGCGCAGATGCGCCTCGTCCTCGCCACGCCCGACACGTCCGCCGCGCTGTGCCGGCCGCTGCGCACGCTGGGGACGCTGTCGTGCCGCTCGGGCGATGCCGCCGTCCTCACCTGGTACCGGTGGGTCGAGGCCATCCCGGACTACGGCCAGGACCGGACCGGTTACCGGCAGTACGTCGTCAACCACGAGATCGGTCACGTCCTCGGGCACGGGCACGACCCCGCCCCCGGTCCCGGGCGCCTCGCGCCGGTGATGATGCAGCAGACGAAGGGGCTGCGGGGGGCGCTGCCGAACCCCTGGCCGAACCCGTGA